The genomic DNA AAGTTTGGTAGGTCATACCCCAACAGACAGCCAATGGTCTGACTCCCTAACACGTGTACCACTAAAAAAATCTACCGGTCAAATACACAATTTCTTGCACTTGCGACCACCTTCTCCTCCCTCCCTTCAAATACATGAATATGGGCAGGGTGTGCCATCTCCATTTTATCGCCTCCCCTCCCATTCTCCCTCCATTCTCAGCTCTGAAAATGGCGGCTTCTCATGCTTTGAAGATGCTTCACTCCGGATGAACAACCGATATCTACTCTACCCTGTCCTTAAGGTTAGTGCACCCCAAACCTTCCATTCCctcgtttttctttcttctttgaaagcgtattgttctttttcttttctttcatcaatgTGATTCTCTGAACAACCTTTGTAATATTTCTGCATCTTTCTGTTCTTAAATTTTCCCTAGAAAGTTGGGACTTGAGAGGCTGGCTGGAATGTATTTCTTGTTATTGTGTTGTGATTTAGCACACATTTTTGGTATAGGATTTCTTCACTCTCGCTTTTCCCCTCTCAGAAAAATCCAGAAATGGGAATTAATCATGCAAATATATCAAACCAACCTGATTTTGAATGTAGTATTTGCCCAGAACGGTCTAAAAACACCATGCtattaaggaaagaaacagAGGAATCTAATTAAAGGTggtcaaaatttcataaaaatatcagGAAGGTTGTGTTGAAACCAACCATTCAACGATTTTGTTGAGGTATTGTGTGGCTTTCTGTGGATACGACTCTAAAGAAATAGCTCTAAGTACAACTAACAATGACAACGATGGATTgcttgttatatatatattcgcATGAAGCATGCATTTGGTTGTTGACCACCATATCTTGATCTATAGCCTTAATATGGGAATTACAATGGGCATTTTGGGAATAAAAATTCAGATCTCATGATACTAAAATGAAGCAATTGTCATACATTAATCCCGATTATTGCACTCACTtgtaggtaaaaaaaattatgtatttgataaaattttaaacacgtttttaaaattttgaagaattatttacagttttttttttttagaaaaatgtttgatacatgatttataaaatatatatttttttattaaaaacacttcgaaTACAAATACTGCTAAAAGGCTTGATGTTTGAACTCCTAAAGGCCCGGCCCAATGACCCAAGTCAGTGGGGAAGGATCTAGTGAGGAACGGCGTATTGTATCCGACTTCAGGGccctcaaaagtaaaaaataaaaataaaattgtctgtGAATGGATTGCAGGTAAATTTACCAAAACACCCATGGTCCTCAAAAGTCCATAAAGCTACCAGCCCACTAGTTACTAGTCACCAGTCACCTAACTCGCTCACGTGCATGCATGCACGTATACGCCCTGTGCTATCTACCACTCACTGCTTCTCGTTGAAAACCAAGACTGTTAGGtctcaacaaaacaaatgaatgaaaattaggTCGGATCAATCAATTCTGTTTTAGTCTTCATTGAAGgtttaaatcttaattttttcttgatttttgggTGTTCACCCTCTCCCAGTCCCACCCAACAAAGATCAGATCCGTCGGTTGCCTTCTGCATCACTGTACCACAACTACATTGCCCAAACCTAGGGCTTTTGCTTATCCTTCACCAAGATCAcagattgaatttttattttttttgtcttaaattCCAAAGGCACAGTAATAAGAATTATCTTGGCATCAATGACCTAATTGGCCTATTTACATCTATTTCATGTATATGCATAAGTATCGGAATTATTTAATTGTTGTCGCTAGAATACCATTTGTATTATCCTATTAATCGATACTTTTAACTtagattaataattttatatatatgtatggtTCAGGGTTTAAGCTTATTACAAAACTTATTAGAAGAGTGGTGCAATTGGTTCCTTTGTGAGTGGTTTTCATAGAAATACTTTTAAGTAGTGGTTTGTGTCCATAGAACTtctattagaaacatttttatgAAGCATGGGTTAGTATTTAGGCATAAGTTGAACAAGAGCTAGAAAGTGGTTCTAACCTTCAAATTAAGAATCATCCCCAACTCTTAATCGAACACTTAGTCAACTTGATTTTTGATCAAAGTCTTGTGGGGGCTTTGCAAgctgaagaaaaacaaaatattaaggtagtatttattttttaaactttttgttaaaagtaatttactttcatattcagataatttaaaattttattttttgttaaattattatttatttctttatttttttacaaaatagaaaaaatcaaaatatttcacttttttGAATATTAGAGTAAcatcatggtttttttttttttttacttcttaatatttaataaaaataaaatattttaaaaataaacaacttaatacttaatactattaagtactatttaattttaagttctatttagaatcaAGGGAGAAAAACAAACACCTCCTATCTTAAAAGGCTAAGAAATATCGTGGTAGCATTATTACATATCTATCTGTTGATCTACTTTGTGTTCAAGGGCTTTATGAGCGTAGGAAATTCAGTTGAAATGatgaggaaatattttttagaacatttGTTACGAATATGCAGTCATCCTGCAGAATTTCACTGCCATGAACTTATTTTTTCAGCTTCCTGACATTAGCAACCTTCTACCATATGGACAATCTGTCAATCTACGTTCCTAAAGGAGTTATTCCAAATCAAAATTAGGttgatgaattaattttatcaacTGATTTATTCAATACCTGTTTTAATTGTCAATGAAGTTTTGgtttcgtttttttttcttgatttttgggGTGAAATCATCTTCCCATTCACCATCACCTACCCAACAGAGATCAGCTCATATCCATTGGCCTCTGCACCTGTATATCAATACGAGTACATTGCTCAAACCTAGGGTTTGTGCTTATCCTTCATGAAGATTACACATCGAATTTCTGCCTTAAAACCCGAAGGCAGATCGGGATCAATGACCTAGTTCGTCTAGTTGCATCTATATGTTAGGTGTGTATGCATAAACGAGGGTTGTCATCAAGATTATAAATTCATACTAGCCCGCCATTATCGGCTGTTGAAACTTTTGAGTCAAATTAATAGCTTAAATACGACATTAGAGTCTTATTTCATTGGAATGTCATGACTCttaattttgttgtttgtttatttcttctCTCTAGTGGATTTGTAATGCATTTTCAATTAAGAAGACTGTTGTAGCAAGCTATATTGACATGCATGGAAAAAAAAGCTGAACTTTTTTGTGCTGAACTACAATATTGGATTACTTAAGCAAAAGAAGGCAGCACAGAGTCTTTATACATGTATAGGGTCTAAGATTTTTACGAGACTCATCAGAAGGATggtgatattttaatatttgggaGTGATCATTTTCACATAAATGCTTTTGGCCTGTAAACTAAAAAGAATTTGGAAGTACTTCTGACTTTGAATTCAAAGAGTCAGTCCAACCCTCTCAAATGGTCTACTTAAGCATTTGTAGCATTGGAGAGAAACCGGTATGAAGACTCCACAAGTGGATAAGTCATGGTCTGCTAGTCGGTGGAGTGTCTAGAAATGAATGTACTCTGGGGAAAAACAACTTAGTTGCAAGGATCCATTTCACATACGATATTCACACATAAAGCTTTAATTAACATCCTAATTAAATAACCAAGAGTGGAAGCTAATACAACATCAAAACACAAAAAGGGAAACAACAAATTACATCACACAGATTTTAATCAAACTCATATAAGCTTGATTCATCATTTTCAGGGAGACATGGAGTCTTTTTGATCGTGGACTAAAGGAGCCGATGTAGATGTTAGTGCAGCAGGTTCCCAGACAGTTCCAGGGCTACTACTGAAGGTGGCCTGCACAGAAATTGCTGGGTGGGGCAATGGTGCAATCACATTAGatggctgctgctgctgctgatgatgatgatgatgattatgaTTTCCAAACACATCCTCGTTAATCAAAGAATTCAAAAACGAAGAGAATGTATCGTCGTTGCAGAACCCGATATCGTCTTCGTCATCGTTGCTGGTACCATGGGTGCTTTGTAGTCCCGTTACCAACCCATCTGCGCTTTGCCAATTCTCATTGCTATCGGCCGCAAGTGGGCTGTGATACTGATCCAGGTTAGGCGGCTTCTTGTGATTTTCATTACTTTCAATCTCCTTGACCTCATGGTTGCTTCCAATTTCTCCCACCCGGGAAGaactagggttagggtttgcaTTTGGAATTGATTTTGACACAGGAGCATTAACATCTGGTGATGGattaggtttagggtttagtgGCTTGTGGGTTCTGGGATCTATTCCTTGGCTGATGAGTTTCTTGCTGAGATGGGTGTTCCAGTAGTTCTTGATCTCATTGTCTGTACGCCCCGGGATCCTCCCGGCAATCAGAGACCAcctgaaaatcaaagaaatgtctcaaaaatttaagaaaaagagaaatgcATCAATATGTTGGGATCTGAGGCAAATTTCAGACCaggaaaaaaatgatacaaacaGCACCTGTTACCGAGCAGGCGATGGAGGCGAAGAATGAGATCTTCCTCATCGGGAGCTATCTGGCCGCGCTTCACTGACGGCCGAAGATAATTCATCCACCGGAGGCGACAGCTCTTGCCGCATCGCAGCAACCCAGCTCGCTTCGGCAGCGTCCTCCACCTCCCTTCACCTTCTCTGTTCACATAATTAGCTAGAAGCTCATCTTCCTCAGGTGTCCATGGTCCTCTTTTCAACCCAACCTTGGTACAGCACGGAGTCTTACTCGTAGACGCAGATGCCGGATTTCTCATCCCTCTGGCTTGCTTCTCTGCGTGGATCAATTGGTTTCTGGGTGGGtagggttagggtttggttGGTGGTATATGTAAGGACGTGAAGATGGAGAGAAAGAAAGCACAGTGTGAGTTCACCCAATTGAGCTCCGACACGGCGTCGTTTTAGGATTGTTTGTATTTGGATCTTGAGAAATTTGCACGTGGCATCACATTTATTGGTCTTTGTTTTTAATCTGTGACTGTTCTGTGGGCTTATCACATCCTTGTCAGATATAGATAGAGAGACGTGGGACAACCTGGCTCTATTGGATCTTCGGAATAGAATCCAGCCAGTCATATCCGTCCTTTTGGAGggccttcttctttttttttttttctttttctagacTGCTATGTTATCGGAAGCAAACATTTCGTTTTACACGTGGTCAATAATCGAAGTTAATATGAATATCAACGGCTGTGATTTGTTGGGTTCTGGATGATGTCCACATTTCGCAGTTCCTTATGCATTAAGGAACTACTTCTAAATTGTTATTTTGCCGTATCCAGCACCAATCAAGTGGGTCCGTCACCtcaatacatatattattttcaaattctaactGTCAAGATAACTGTCTAACTTATTGGGTCCAAAACTCTGAGCCCATAAGAGGGTCCAATTACACAGATGGGCCTCGGCCCAATGAATTGAGCAGAGTAGTTGGAATGGGTGGGAATCCTTTAATCTGAAAAGCGGTTTGAGCTAATCAATGGTTAGGTGTGGCATACAGTAATTGTGATGGGCCTGAAGCATATGATTGCATCCAAAAGCCTGTACACCTCATTGATCTTTCTTTATAAACTGTTGCACCCGAAGTGGGTTGCAGCTGGAGGTCGACCCATCAGTATCATCATTGCAGGAGATCAACGGTTCAAATTACCTCATGATGAATGGGAATGGGTTCAGGACAGAGTGGGTTATCGGACGGTGCATTAAGTGCCACGTGAGACTTCCTCTTCCCACGTGCAGATGGAAAGGTCACGTGAGCCACCGAGGCATATTCCTCTAAACTATCGAGCTGGTTACCCTCCACTTCCAAAAAGAAATTCCGGTGGTCAATCATATAGTAACACGTGTCATCAGaggtaatatttttttccctctcttttgTTAACCGTCATTAAGCCACGTAAAATGCATTATTTATCCAAACACCACTTTAAAGCCTTCGCCAAACGAGGTCTTGGCTTCCCTCCCTCACTTCACATTTGAGCGAGCGAGAGCGGCAGGGTTATTGGCGGCTCTGCAAAACCCTAGTTGGCTACCATGGCTTCCGATCCTACTCCTCTTCAGCTAAACCAAATCGCGGCGATTCTCGGCCCTGATCCAGTTCACTTCGAAGCCCTAATCTCCCACCTCATGGCCACCGCCAACGACCAACGCTCTCAAGCCGAGGCTCTCTTCAATCTCTGCAAGCAAACTCATCCCGATTCTCTCGTTCTCAAACTTGCGATCCTTCTTCAGTCATCTCCGCATCCTGAAGCGCGAGCAATGGCCGCGATTCTACTCCGAAAGCAACTCACTCGAGATGATTCTTACCTATGGCCAAATCTCTCTGCCACCACTCAGGCGAATCTCAAATCGATTCTTCTTGACTGTGTTCAACGCGAGACCGCCAAAACGATATCAAAAAAGTTATGTGACACTGTTTCAGAACTTGCTTCTGGGATTTTGCCTGACGGAGGATGGCCTGAGCTATTACCGTTCATGTTTCAGTGCGTTACTTCATCGAACTTTAAGCTGCAAGAGGCGGCGCTGTTAATTTTCGCGCAATTGTCGCAGTACATAGGAGAAACCCTACTTCCGCATTTGGATACTCTTCACTCTGTGTTTTTGCAGAGTTTGGCTTCATCCATGAATTCTGATGTTCGCATCGCGGCTCTTGGGGCGGCGATCAACTTCATTCAGTGCTTGTCCAATGCGGCGGAGCGGGATAAGTTTCAGGACCTTTTGCCATTGATGATGCAGACATTGACCGAGGCGTTGAATTCCAGCCAAGAAGCAACTGCCCAAGAGGCACTGGAATTGTTAATTGAGTTAGCTGGGACGGAGCCCAGATTTCTACGGCGCCAATTGGTGGAAGTGGTGGGTTCAATGTTGCAAATTGCAGAAGCGGAGTTGTTGGAGGAGGGTACGCGGCATCTAGCCGTGGAATTTGTTATCACTTTGGCTGAAGCACGAGAGCGTGCCCCGGGAATGATAAGGAAGCTGCCACAGTTTATACAAAGGTTATTTGCGATACTGATGAAGATGCTGCTGGATATCGAGGATGATCCCGTATGGCACAGTGCAGAGGAGGAGCATGAGGATGCGGGTGAGACTAGTAATTATAGTGTTGGACAGGAGTGTTTGGATAGGCTCTCCATTTCTCTTGGTGGGAATACCATTGTGCCGGTGGCTTCTGAATTGTTGCCGGCTTACTTGGCAGCTCCTGAATGGCAAAAACACCATGCTGCCCTCATTGCCCTTGCTCAAATTGCAGAGGGTTGCTCCAAGGTATTGTATATAACTTTTTGTTTGTaatccaattttttatatttaagattGTGAGTATTGATATTTAGAGTGTTATCAATCACTGCTTATTACCACATTGGATTGTGATATTTAGAGTGTTATAGGATTGATATTTGAGTGCCATTGATTATAGGGtgcattttaattttaagattattgatatttagggtgcattttttaattataattagatGAGTTGCGTTAGCTCggttaaaaattgttcttttatCTTACATGCAGGTGATGATAAAAAATCTAGAACAGATAGTATCAATGGTCTTGAACTCATTTCAAGATCCACATCCCAGGGTACGATGGGCAGCTATTAATGCCATTGGACAGTTGTCAACGGATTTAGGCCCAGAGCTACAAGTTAAATATCATCAACGGCTACTGCCTGCACTAGCTGCAGCAATGGATGATTTTCAGAATCCCCGAGTACAGGTTTGGGAATTGCAGTgtctagttatttatttattttcaagttCTTGTTTTTTTCCAATGCAGGAATTTATGACATGACATACCCatggttaatatatatattttttgcttgctaacaaaaaaaaagaaaaaaggaaataacaCATCAATGTGGTTATGCAAAATAATTAATGGCATTGAGTTCTACAAGcaaattaaaaattgttgtcTTCCTCTAgcacaaaaaggaatctattaattttcttctctgttCCAAGAAATTAAGTTCTTTGAAAATTGATGGAATGATAGACGCTATGTCCTTTTTGccttttaatatgaaaagaaaagacaatattaaaacaaaatatttccaTAGCAATTGCTCCACTCCTGGTTTCTTCCTTTGGTAAAATTGCTGCCAACCCTTGGCTTTGCATCCCAATGCAATCAAAGTACATCTTCGTAAAGAGGCAGTATTATCttgaaaatgttattttcagtttaaaacttatatgtataattttttctataacATCTTGGTTTTgagaatataaatatttgtcCATATAGAGTTTCATGGTTGTGCATGCATAGTATTTCCCAGTCTTGTACATGGTCCTAAAGAGGTGGTATTCTCTTGAACAATTTGAAAGTTACATGTATAATTTTCTGATGACAACCTGATTTTGAgcatataaatattcattaataTGGAGTTTCCACAACCTGTATCTGGCATTTTCCCAGTCTTGTGATCCAAGGCTGGTGGGTTTTTGCATTATTAAAATATGCTATATAAACTGGATTCATGGTCTTTGGTGTTGCCCTTGTTCTGTTACTTCTGTACTTTTACACACTTGTGATATATGTGTTTGTGTTAAGCAATTTGGATCTCGGTATGTTGTTTAGTTTCTTGATATATccattttgtaataaattttctattgatCATTTGATGTGttactaaatattaatttattttttgtatgtcCTAGGCCCATGCTGCTTCAGCAGTTCTCAATTTCAGTGAAAATTGCACCCCAGATATCTTAACCCCATACTTAGATGGAATTGTGAGCAAACTGCTTGTACTCCTACAGGTATATCAAAGCTCCTGTCATCAACCTTGTTTATGTTCAGCAGATGCATTCACATGCACCATATTTTATACAACTATATAATATGACATGCTTATTAAAGACGTGAATATATGCAATTTTGTCTTTCTTCATTTGCTTGATGAATGGGTTCTGCTTGAGCTTGTATACATTATGATATGTGTGAAATCCAGAATGGGAAGCAAATGGTTCAGGAGGGGGCTTTGACAGCTTTAGCATCAGTTGCTGATTCATCACAGGTACTTAAATTAACGAACTCCAAAATCTTTCTCTGTGCTAGTGTCAGTTTCTTCATGGATAACTTGGTCTCACATGGTATATGTACTCACAGGTGCATTTCCAGAAGTACTATGATGCCGTAATGCCTTTCCTGAAAGCTATTTTAGTGAATGCAAATGACAAATCTAATCGTATGCTTCGGGCTAAGTCAATGGAGTGCATTAGTTTGGTTGGAATGGCTGTTGGGAAAGAGAAGTTTAGGGATGATGCAAAGCAGGTGAGAATTAATAGTGTATCttattatcatttatcaatGTGTAATATGGGGACCATTTTGAATGAGTTTTGGGTGGGTATGTCCTCATCTTGTTCTAGTCTGATTTTATATGTTGTTGAAGGATGTCTCATCCTTCTTGATCTTTGTAATTGATAGAGATGAGATGGTGTGTTTCTgataaaaagatatttatgcATATTTAACCTCTtctattttgttcttttgtctgtCTCCCTAAATATCATATCTATGTTATATTCACTGGgcttctttttgtgtttctgGATTTGTAACATGAGCTGTTTTGTTTGTAAACCATGCAAGGTTATGGATGTACTTATGTCATTGCAAGGATCTCAGATGGAGGCAGATGATCCAACAACAAGCTACATGTTGCAAGTATGCTTTTTGCATAAGCTATAGAGACCTTCACTTAAATGTTCTGTATTTCTTTGTCTTTTAAATGGACAAATGCTTATGTcacaatttttttgataagtctTTTGTCtaacaaacaattaaaaagaacaaaacataATATGTACCTTTGTTGCAGGCATGGGCCAGACTTTGCAAGTGCCTTGGCCAGGATTTCCTTCCTTACATGAATGTTGTCATGCCCCCTTTGCTTCAATCTGCTCAGCTTAAGCCTGATGTTACCATTACATCTGCGGATTCGGATGCTGATATTTATGACTCTGATGATGATAGGTTTGCCTGTTATCTTTAAAATATAGATAACTGTCAAATCCATggctgtatttttttttaaatatttattttaggatctagtcatatttttctcattcttagCATTTGGGTAAAATTTTAGTTGGTGATATACATATGTGCGTGTGTAGATGCAACCATGTATTTTGTGTTGTACTTTGTTTCTCTTTGATGATATTTGATGGACACgagatttagaaaaaataaacttttgtttgaaAATGCTACTGTCTAGACGCCTTTTAAAATGCTGCTGTCTCGACACCTTTTAACTGggtgttatatttttattgcaGCATTGAGACTATTACACTTGGGGATAAAAGGATAGGGATCAAAACTAGTGTTTTGGAAGAAAAGGCCACAGCTTGCAACATGCTATGTTGCTATGCTGATGAATTAAAGGAAGGGTTTTTTCCATGGATCGATCAGGTTCCTTATAACTCACattattgagaattaaatttggtgCTGGCTGTTATCAAAATTTCGTACTTGCTTACCTTGTATGACTAATTCAGGTTGCTCCTACATTGGTTCctcttcttaaattttattttcacgAGGAAGTTAGGAAGGCTGCTGTTTCAGGTAGTAACCTGACCATTGTAGTTGTCTTCGTCTTGTTGACCATTCAATTGTGAGACTATATCaaatttgttgtgttgttgATTTTTGTCCATAGCCATGCCGGAGCTGTTGCGATCAGCTAAATTAGCTGTGGAGAAGGGGCTGTCTCAAGGTCGGAATGAGTCCTATATTAAGCAATTATCTGATTACATAATACCAGCCCTGGTGGATGCGCTACACAAGGTCAGTTTTTTAGGGGGACATGTTTTGTTCTTTAATATTTGTAACAATCTCTactttatcattttattaatgtttttgtttggttaatgaCATATTTGAACTATATATGGTCTGCAGGAGCCTGAGACAGAGATCTGTGCAAGCATGTTGGATTCGTTGAATGAATGCATACAGGTTTGCTACATCTACTCATGAGTTTTATGGGTATTAactgtttattttatttattcttatagaATTCTGCCTCTAGAAATGCTTATTTCACTTATTCCCGCTGCATAATCTATATACCAAGCTTGTTTGAATTAGTACACACTGAGACCACATTCTGCATTCTTATGGGGTTCAAGAATGTTCCCTATTAACCTACAGATAGTAATTGTAACCTGCATCATCATTTAAGGCATTTTGCATGGCATCTTACTGAATTATTGCTATGGTCATGTGCTGTGCTAGTCTCGTAACTATTTAAACACTCTTTTTTCTGTATATTGTTTCTCTGTGCTTGCCATTATGTCATTCTGGAGGTTCATAATCTTATGGAGACCATTTCTTTCTCTCAGATTTCTGGACCACTTTTGGATGAAGGCCAAGTGAGGTCCATTGTGGATGAGATAAAGCAGGTGATCACAGCCAGCTCAtctagaaagagagagagagcagaAAGGGCCAAAGCAGAGGACTTCGATGCAGAAGAAGGGGAACtgctaaaagaagaaaatgagcaaGAAGAAGAGCTCTTTGATCAAGTATGCTCTTCAGACATTTATGTTGAAAATTGGGTTTGTTAGTTGATGGGTTGTGTTCTCCTGCTTTTAGATTGTAAATGTGTTGATTCTTGTTGCCTTTATGTCCTTTTTAATACAGATTGGTGATTGCTTGGGCACTTTGATCAAAACCTTCAAGTCTTCTTTCTTGCCTTTCTTTGATGAGCTTTCATCTTACCTGATGCCTATGTGGGTAAGTTTAATAGTATGTTGGTGTTTGTTTGCCTTTTCATTTGTTGTTCTTTTGGGTTTTAGGTTTGCTTTCTTTAATGCCTTCATGCTCCTTTTTGTTTAACACATGTTTCTTATTAGCTGTTTAGATGTATAATAGCTGGTAAATTTTCTACATGACTATATGCAAACTTTGCACATCCCATCATTTGAATACTTAAGCATATTCTGTGTATAAGAGGTGTGACCCTGCATCCCCACCACTATTTTCATTGGAAAATGCTGTGCCACCTGACTGAAAGGGTTAGCAGATTTGTGGCAGTCAACcttaaatgaaaatttctatattttaaatcaaaacaagCATCATATGCCATCATCCTTGAGTTGAGTATGAGGTCTGGGTTCAAACATAATTGGAGATCATATTATTTGTAATGAATGGACATGGAaggaaatactttttaaaaaagagtTATTCACCAGTTTTCCCCTTGGTGCAATGGGAATATTTACTGCCAATTgtttaataaatgaaaaccATCTCCTGTAAATCTTGTTCAACATGATAATAGTGTTGTGAGATGTGGTGTGCAAAAGTAGAATCTGTTTTCATTGAGACGTGAAACTGAAAACCTGAAAAGAGGCATTAATtcctggattttttttattgtttttaacatAATGCCTACCTAAAAAGAGGAAGTCATTGTCTTTGCATACACTGAATTTATCTATTTATGTGTTTGCAATAATCGAACTCTTTGCTTAT from Vitis riparia cultivar Riparia Gloire de Montpellier isolate 1030 chromosome 8, EGFV_Vit.rip_1.0, whole genome shotgun sequence includes the following:
- the LOC117920085 gene encoding transcription repressor MYB5-like — protein: MRNPASASTSKTPCCTKVGLKRGPWTPEEDELLANYVNREGEGRWRTLPKRAGLLRCGKSCRLRWMNYLRPSVKRGQIAPDEEDLILRLHRLLGNRWSLIAGRIPGRTDNEIKNYWNTHLSKKLISQGIDPRTHKPLNPKPNPSPDVNAPVSKSIPNANPNPSSSRVGEIGSNHEVKEIESNENHKKPPNLDQYHSPLAADSNENWQSADGLVTGLQSTHGTSNDDEDDIGFCNDDTFSSFLNSLINEDVFGNHNHHHHHQQQQQPSNVIAPLPHPAISVQATFSSSPGTVWEPAALTSTSAPLVHDQKDSMSP
- the LOC117920084 gene encoding importin-5-like isoform X2, which codes for MASDPTPLQLNQIAAILGPDPVHFEALISHLMATANDQRSQAEALFNLCKQTHPDSLVLKLAILLQSSPHPEARAMAAILLRKQLTRDDSYLWPNLSATTQANLKSILLDCVQRETAKTISKKLCDTVSELASGILPDGGWPELLPFMFQCVTSSNFKLQEAALLIFAQLSQYIGETLLPHLDTLHSVFLQSLASSMNSDVRIAALGAAINFIQCLSNAAERDKFQDLLPLMMQTLTEALNSSQEATAQEALELLIELAGTEPRFLRRQLVEVVGSMLQIAEAELLEEGTRHLAVEFVITLAEARERAPGMIRKLPQFIQRLFAILMKMLLDIEDDPVWHSAEEEHEDAGETSNYSVGQECLDRLSISLGGNTIVPVASELLPAYLAAPEWQKHHAALIALAQIAEGCSKVMIKNLEQIVSMVLNSFQDPHPRVRWAAINAIGQLSTDLGPELQVKYHQRLLPALAAAMDDFQNPRVQAHAASAVLNFSENCTPDILTPYLDGIVSKLLVLLQNGKQMVQEGALTALASVADSSQVHFQKYYDAVMPFLKAILVNANDKSNRMLRAKSMECISLVGMAVGKEKFRDDAKQVMDVLMSLQGSQMEADDPTTSYMLQAWARLCKCLGQDFLPYMNVVMPPLLQSAQLKPDVTITSADSDADIYDSDDDSIETITLGDKRIGIKTSVLEEKATACNMLCCYADELKEGFFPWIDQVAPTLVPLLKFYFHEEVRKAAVSAMPELLRSAKLAVEKGLSQGRNESYIKQLSDYIIPALVDALHKEPETEICASMLDSLNECIQISGPLLDEGQVRSIVDEIKQVITASSSRKRERAERAKAEDFDAEEGELLKEENEQEEELFDQIGDCLGTLIKTFKSSFLPFFDELSSYLMPMWGKDKTAEERRIAICIFDDVAEQCRESALKYYDTYLPFLLEACNDENPHVRQRLFPGWML
- the LOC117920084 gene encoding importin-5-like isoform X1, translated to MASDPTPLQLNQIAAILGPDPVHFEALISHLMATANDQRSQAEALFNLCKQTHPDSLVLKLAILLQSSPHPEARAMAAILLRKQLTRDDSYLWPNLSATTQANLKSILLDCVQRETAKTISKKLCDTVSELASGILPDGGWPELLPFMFQCVTSSNFKLQEAALLIFAQLSQYIGETLLPHLDTLHSVFLQSLASSMNSDVRIAALGAAINFIQCLSNAAERDKFQDLLPLMMQTLTEALNSSQEATAQEALELLIELAGTEPRFLRRQLVEVVGSMLQIAEAELLEEGTRHLAVEFVITLAEARERAPGMIRKLPQFIQRLFAILMKMLLDIEDDPVWHSAEEEHEDAGETSNYSVGQECLDRLSISLGGNTIVPVASELLPAYLAAPEWQKHHAALIALAQIAEGCSKVMIKNLEQIVSMVLNSFQDPHPRVRWAAINAIGQLSTDLGPELQVKYHQRLLPALAAAMDDFQNPRVQAHAASAVLNFSENCTPDILTPYLDGIVSKLLVLLQNGKQMVQEGALTALASVADSSQVHFQKYYDAVMPFLKAILVNANDKSNRMLRAKSMECISLVGMAVGKEKFRDDAKQVMDVLMSLQGSQMEADDPTTSYMLQAWARLCKCLGQDFLPYMNVVMPPLLQSAQLKPDVTITSADSDADIYDSDDDSIETITLGDKRIGIKTSVLEEKATACNMLCCYADELKEGFFPWIDQVAPTLVPLLKFYFHEEVRKAAVSAMPELLRSAKLAVEKGLSQGRNESYIKQLSDYIIPALVDALHKEPETEICASMLDSLNECIQISGPLLDEGQVRSIVDEIKQVITASSSRKRERAERAKAEDFDAEEGELLKEENEQEEELFDQIGDCLGTLIKTFKSSFLPFFDELSSYLMPMWGKDKTAEERRIAICIFDDVAEQCRESALKYYDTYLPFLLEACNDENPHVRQAAVYGIGVCAEFGGSAFKPLVGEALSRLDVVIRHSNARDSDNVMAYDNAVSALGKICQFHRDSIDAVQIVPAWLSCLPLKGDLIEAKVVHDQLCSMVERSDRELLGPNNQYLPKIVAVFAEVLCAGKDLATEETTSRMINLLRQLRQTLSPSALASTWSSLQPQQQLALQSILST